In Arachis hypogaea cultivar Tifrunner chromosome 17, arahy.Tifrunner.gnm2.J5K5, whole genome shotgun sequence, a single window of DNA contains:
- the LOC140172914 gene encoding uncharacterized protein isoform X2, with amino-acid sequence MDEYDRLYKNPNEPIEARLKDLLSRMTLKEKIAQMTQIERRVATSSALKDLNIAKQTLEFHGFSVFSAPNNGPFEKALLSDWADMVDDYQKLALESRLGIPIIYGIDAVHGNNSVYGATIFPHNVGLGATRNNVIACAKHFVGDGGTEKGVNEGNTVLSYEDLERIHLVPYVYCIEHRVSTIMVSYSSWNGNKLHGHHFLLTEILKGKLGFKGFVISDWEGIDELCQPYGSDYRHCISTAINAGIDMVMVLFRYELFMEELAFLVQSGEIPIARIDDAVERILRVKFAAKLFEFPLTDKSLLDIVGCKPHRNLAREAVRKSLVLLKNGKNPSKPFLPLSKHAKRILVSGTHANDIGYQCGGWTGSKYGSSGQIAIGTTILDAIKEAVGGKTEVIYEQYPSIEIIERHEFPFAIVVVGEAPYAEGRGDNSELTIPFNGSRIINLVADKVPTLVILISGRPLVIESCLLEKIDALVAAWLPGTEGQGITDVIFGDHEFKGQLPMTWFRRVEQLDQLVDHGVKSYDPLFPLGYGLAYNKENLYD; translated from the exons ATGGATGAATATGATAGGTTGTACAAGAATCCCAACGAACCCATTGAAGCTCGTCTCAAAGACCTTCTTTCTCGTATGACTTTGAAGGAAAAGATTGCTCAGATGACCCAAATAGAGCGCCGGGTTGCTACCTCCTCTGCGCTCAAGGACTTAAACATTG CTAAGCAAACTCTTGAGTTCCATGGATTTAG TGTATTCAGTGCTCCAAACAATGGACCTTTTGAGAAGGCACTGTTATCAGATTGGGCTGATATGGTGGACGACTATCAGAAGTTGGCGCTTGAATCACGGTTGGGGATACCAATCATTTATGGGATTGATGCTGTTCATGGTAACAATAGTGTCTACGGTGCTACTATATTTCCTCACAATGTTGGTCTTGGAGCTACCAG GAACAATGTTATTGCTTGTGCCAAGCATTTTGTTGGAGATGGAGGAACAGAGAAAGGTGTAAATGAGGGGAATACTGTGTTATCGtatgaagacttggagagaatACACTTGGTCCCTTACGTGTACTGTATAGAGCATCGAGTTTCGACCATTATGGTGTCATATTCTAGCTGGAATGGAAATAAACTCCATGGTCACCATTTTCTTCTAACTGAAATTTTGAAAGGAAAACTAGGCTTCAAG GGATTTGTGATTTCTGATTGGGAGGGAATTGATGAACTCTGCCAACCATACGGATCAGATTATCGTCACTGCATCTCCACTGCCATCAATGCAGGAATTGACATG GTGATGGTCCTTTTTAGATATGAACTTTTCATGGAAGAGTTGGCCTTTCTAGTGCAATCAGGGGAAATACCAATAGCCAGAATTGATGATGCTGTTGAGCGGATTTTGAGAGTGAAGTTTGCTGCTAAACTTTTTGAGTTTCCTTTGACTGACAAATCTTTGCTAGATATAGTTGGTTGCAAG CCACATAGAAATCTAGCTCGAGAAGCTGTTCGAAAGTCCTTGGTCCTgttgaaaaatggaaagaatcCTAGTAAACCTTTTCTTCCCTTGAGCAAGCATGCTAAAAGAATTCTTGTTTCTGGAACTCATGCCAATGATATCGGATATCAATGTGGAGGGTGGACCGGTTCTAAATATGGATCTAGTGGCCAGATCGCAATTG GCACAACTATCTTAGATGCTATTAAGGAAGCAGTGGGAGGCAAAACAGAAGTCATTTATGAGCAATATCCATCAATAGAGATCATCGAACGCCACGAGTTTCCTTTCGCCATTGTTGTCGTCGGTGAGGCTCCCTACGCTGAGGGAAGAGGTGACAATTCAGAGCTCACAATCCCTTTTAATGGATCTAGAATCATAAACCTGGTTGCTGATAAAGTCCCAACACTAGTGATTTTGATATCTGGAAGACCATTGGTCATAGAGTCATGCTTGTTGGAAAAGATAGATGCTCTTGTTGCTGCTTGGTTGCCGGGTACTGAGGGACAGGGAATCACAGATGTCATCTTTGGTGATCATGAATTCAAGGGTCAACTACCAATGACATGGTTCAGAAGAGTTGAACAGCTTGATCAACTAGTTGATCATGGAGTTAAGTCCTATGATCCCTTGTTCCCTCTTGGTTATGGACTAGCATATAATAAGGAGAATTTATATGATTAA
- the LOC140172914 gene encoding uncharacterized protein isoform X1 — protein sequence MDEYDRLYKNPNEPIEARLKDLLSRMTLKEKIAQMTQIERRVATSSALKDLNIVYSVLQTMDLLRRHCYQIGLIWWTTIRSWRLNHGWGYQSFMGLMLFMVTIVSTVLLYFLTMLVLELPEIQILFKELELQLHLNSELVEFTTLLLLVWQNNVIACAKHFVGDGGTEKGVNEGNTVLSYEDLERIHLVPYVYCIEHRVSTIMVSYSSWNGNKLHGHHFLLTEILKGKLGFKGFVISDWEGIDELCQPYGSDYRHCISTAINAGIDMVMVLFRYELFMEELAFLVQSGEIPIARIDDAVERILRVKFAAKLFEFPLTDKSLLDIVGCKPHRNLAREAVRKSLVLLKNGKNPSKPFLPLSKHAKRILVSGTHANDIGYQCGGWTGSKYGSSGQIAIGTTILDAIKEAVGGKTEVIYEQYPSIEIIERHEFPFAIVVVGEAPYAEGRGDNSELTIPFNGSRIINLVADKVPTLVILISGRPLVIESCLLEKIDALVAAWLPGTEGQGITDVIFGDHEFKGQLPMTWFRRVEQLDQLVDHGVKSYDPLFPLGYGLAYNKENLYD from the exons ATGGATGAATATGATAGGTTGTACAAGAATCCCAACGAACCCATTGAAGCTCGTCTCAAAGACCTTCTTTCTCGTATGACTTTGAAGGAAAAGATTGCTCAGATGACCCAAATAGAGCGCCGGGTTGCTACCTCCTCTGCGCTCAAGGACTTAAACATTG TGTATTCAGTGCTCCAAACAATGGACCTTTTGAGAAGGCACTGTTATCAGATTGGGCTGATATGGTGGACGACTATCAGAAGTTGGCGCTTGAATCACGGTTGGGGATACCAATCATTTATGGGATTGATGCTGTTCATGGTAACAATAGTGTCTACGGTGCTACTATATTTCCTCACAATGTTGGTCTTGGAGCTACCAG AGATACAGATCTTGTTCAAAGAATTGGAGCTGCAACTTCACTTGAACTCAGAGCTAGTGGAATTCACTACACTTTTGCTCCTTGTGTGGCA GAACAATGTTATTGCTTGTGCCAAGCATTTTGTTGGAGATGGAGGAACAGAGAAAGGTGTAAATGAGGGGAATACTGTGTTATCGtatgaagacttggagagaatACACTTGGTCCCTTACGTGTACTGTATAGAGCATCGAGTTTCGACCATTATGGTGTCATATTCTAGCTGGAATGGAAATAAACTCCATGGTCACCATTTTCTTCTAACTGAAATTTTGAAAGGAAAACTAGGCTTCAAG GGATTTGTGATTTCTGATTGGGAGGGAATTGATGAACTCTGCCAACCATACGGATCAGATTATCGTCACTGCATCTCCACTGCCATCAATGCAGGAATTGACATG GTGATGGTCCTTTTTAGATATGAACTTTTCATGGAAGAGTTGGCCTTTCTAGTGCAATCAGGGGAAATACCAATAGCCAGAATTGATGATGCTGTTGAGCGGATTTTGAGAGTGAAGTTTGCTGCTAAACTTTTTGAGTTTCCTTTGACTGACAAATCTTTGCTAGATATAGTTGGTTGCAAG CCACATAGAAATCTAGCTCGAGAAGCTGTTCGAAAGTCCTTGGTCCTgttgaaaaatggaaagaatcCTAGTAAACCTTTTCTTCCCTTGAGCAAGCATGCTAAAAGAATTCTTGTTTCTGGAACTCATGCCAATGATATCGGATATCAATGTGGAGGGTGGACCGGTTCTAAATATGGATCTAGTGGCCAGATCGCAATTG GCACAACTATCTTAGATGCTATTAAGGAAGCAGTGGGAGGCAAAACAGAAGTCATTTATGAGCAATATCCATCAATAGAGATCATCGAACGCCACGAGTTTCCTTTCGCCATTGTTGTCGTCGGTGAGGCTCCCTACGCTGAGGGAAGAGGTGACAATTCAGAGCTCACAATCCCTTTTAATGGATCTAGAATCATAAACCTGGTTGCTGATAAAGTCCCAACACTAGTGATTTTGATATCTGGAAGACCATTGGTCATAGAGTCATGCTTGTTGGAAAAGATAGATGCTCTTGTTGCTGCTTGGTTGCCGGGTACTGAGGGACAGGGAATCACAGATGTCATCTTTGGTGATCATGAATTCAAGGGTCAACTACCAATGACATGGTTCAGAAGAGTTGAACAGCTTGATCAACTAGTTGATCATGGAGTTAAGTCCTATGATCCCTTGTTCCCTCTTGGTTATGGACTAGCATATAATAAGGAGAATTTATATGATTAA
- the LOC140172914 gene encoding uncharacterized protein isoform X8 encodes MDEYDRLYKNPNEPIEARLKDLLSRMTLKEKIAQMTQIERRVATSSALKDLNIGSVFSAPNNGPFEKALLSDWADMVDDYQKLALESRLGIPIIYGIDAVHGNNSVYGATIFPHNVGLGATRDTDLVQRIGAATSLELRASGIHYTFAPCVAVCKDPRWGRCYESYSENTEIAGKMTSFVLGLQGHPPDALHIFLYRGHIHSPELHYRNNVIACAKHFVGDGGTEKGVNEGNTVLSYEDLERIHLVPYVYCIEHRVSTIMVSYSSWNGNKLHGHHFLLTEILKGKLGFKGFVISDWEGIDELCQPYGSDYRHCISTAINAGIDMVMVLFRYELFMEELAFLVQSGEIPIARIDDAVERILRVKFAAKLFEFPLTDKSLLDIVGCKPHRNLAREAVRKSLVLLKNGKNPSKPFLPLSKHAKRILVSGTHANDIGYQCGGWTGSKYGSSGQIAIGTTILDAIKEAVGGKTEVIYEQYPSIEIIERHEFPFAIVVVGEAPYAEGRGDNSELTIPFNGSRIINLVADKVPTLVILISGRPLVIESCLLEKIDALVAAWLPGTEGQGITDVIFGDHEFKGQLPMTWFRRVEQLDQLVDHGVKSYDPLFPLGYGLAYNKENLYD; translated from the exons ATGGATGAATATGATAGGTTGTACAAGAATCCCAACGAACCCATTGAAGCTCGTCTCAAAGACCTTCTTTCTCGTATGACTTTGAAGGAAAAGATTGCTCAGATGACCCAAATAGAGCGCCGGGTTGCTACCTCCTCTGCGCTCAAGGACTTAAACATTG GAAGTGTATTCAGTGCTCCAAACAATGGACCTTTTGAGAAGGCACTGTTATCAGATTGGGCTGATATGGTGGACGACTATCAGAAGTTGGCGCTTGAATCACGGTTGGGGATACCAATCATTTATGGGATTGATGCTGTTCATGGTAACAATAGTGTCTACGGTGCTACTATATTTCCTCACAATGTTGGTCTTGGAGCTACCAG AGATACAGATCTTGTTCAAAGAATTGGAGCTGCAACTTCACTTGAACTCAGAGCTAGTGGAATTCACTACACTTTTGCTCCTTGTGTGGCA GTTTGTAAAGATCCAAGATGGGGAAGATGCTATGAGAGTTACAGTGAAAACACTGAAATTGCTGGAAAGATGACTTCTTTTGTTTTAGGTTTGCAGGGCCATCCTCC cgATGCATTACATATCTTTCTTTATCGAGGTCATATTCATTCACCTGAGTTGCATTACAGGAACAATGTTATTGCTTGTGCCAAGCATTTTGTTGGAGATGGAGGAACAGAGAAAGGTGTAAATGAGGGGAATACTGTGTTATCGtatgaagacttggagagaatACACTTGGTCCCTTACGTGTACTGTATAGAGCATCGAGTTTCGACCATTATGGTGTCATATTCTAGCTGGAATGGAAATAAACTCCATGGTCACCATTTTCTTCTAACTGAAATTTTGAAAGGAAAACTAGGCTTCAAG GGATTTGTGATTTCTGATTGGGAGGGAATTGATGAACTCTGCCAACCATACGGATCAGATTATCGTCACTGCATCTCCACTGCCATCAATGCAGGAATTGACATG GTGATGGTCCTTTTTAGATATGAACTTTTCATGGAAGAGTTGGCCTTTCTAGTGCAATCAGGGGAAATACCAATAGCCAGAATTGATGATGCTGTTGAGCGGATTTTGAGAGTGAAGTTTGCTGCTAAACTTTTTGAGTTTCCTTTGACTGACAAATCTTTGCTAGATATAGTTGGTTGCAAG CCACATAGAAATCTAGCTCGAGAAGCTGTTCGAAAGTCCTTGGTCCTgttgaaaaatggaaagaatcCTAGTAAACCTTTTCTTCCCTTGAGCAAGCATGCTAAAAGAATTCTTGTTTCTGGAACTCATGCCAATGATATCGGATATCAATGTGGAGGGTGGACCGGTTCTAAATATGGATCTAGTGGCCAGATCGCAATTG GCACAACTATCTTAGATGCTATTAAGGAAGCAGTGGGAGGCAAAACAGAAGTCATTTATGAGCAATATCCATCAATAGAGATCATCGAACGCCACGAGTTTCCTTTCGCCATTGTTGTCGTCGGTGAGGCTCCCTACGCTGAGGGAAGAGGTGACAATTCAGAGCTCACAATCCCTTTTAATGGATCTAGAATCATAAACCTGGTTGCTGATAAAGTCCCAACACTAGTGATTTTGATATCTGGAAGACCATTGGTCATAGAGTCATGCTTGTTGGAAAAGATAGATGCTCTTGTTGCTGCTTGGTTGCCGGGTACTGAGGGACAGGGAATCACAGATGTCATCTTTGGTGATCATGAATTCAAGGGTCAACTACCAATGACATGGTTCAGAAGAGTTGAACAGCTTGATCAACTAGTTGATCATGGAGTTAAGTCCTATGATCCCTTGTTCCCTCTTGGTTATGGACTAGCATATAATAAGGAGAATTTATATGATTAA
- the LOC140172914 gene encoding uncharacterized protein isoform X4 produces the protein MDLVYSVLQTMDLLRRHCYQIGLIWWTTIRSWRLNHGWGYQSFMGLMLFMVTIVSTVLLYFLTMLVLELPEIQILFKELELQLHLNSELVEFTTLLLLVWQNNVIACAKHFVGDGGTEKGVNEGNTVLSYEDLERIHLVPYVYCIEHRVSTIMVSYSSWNGNKLHGHHFLLTEILKGKLGFKGFVISDWEGIDELCQPYGSDYRHCISTAINAGIDMVMVLFRYELFMEELAFLVQSGEIPIARIDDAVERILRVKFAAKLFEFPLTDKSLLDIVGCKPHRNLAREAVRKSLVLLKNGKNPSKPFLPLSKHAKRILVSGTHANDIGYQCGGWTGSKYGSSGQIAIGTTILDAIKEAVGGKTEVIYEQYPSIEIIERHEFPFAIVVVGEAPYAEGRGDNSELTIPFNGSRIINLVADKVPTLVILISGRPLVIESCLLEKIDALVAAWLPGTEGQGITDVIFGDHEFKGQLPMTWFRRVEQLDQLVDHGVKSYDPLFPLGYGLAYNKENLYD, from the exons ATGGATTTAG TGTATTCAGTGCTCCAAACAATGGACCTTTTGAGAAGGCACTGTTATCAGATTGGGCTGATATGGTGGACGACTATCAGAAGTTGGCGCTTGAATCACGGTTGGGGATACCAATCATTTATGGGATTGATGCTGTTCATGGTAACAATAGTGTCTACGGTGCTACTATATTTCCTCACAATGTTGGTCTTGGAGCTACCAG AGATACAGATCTTGTTCAAAGAATTGGAGCTGCAACTTCACTTGAACTCAGAGCTAGTGGAATTCACTACACTTTTGCTCCTTGTGTGGCA GAACAATGTTATTGCTTGTGCCAAGCATTTTGTTGGAGATGGAGGAACAGAGAAAGGTGTAAATGAGGGGAATACTGTGTTATCGtatgaagacttggagagaatACACTTGGTCCCTTACGTGTACTGTATAGAGCATCGAGTTTCGACCATTATGGTGTCATATTCTAGCTGGAATGGAAATAAACTCCATGGTCACCATTTTCTTCTAACTGAAATTTTGAAAGGAAAACTAGGCTTCAAG GGATTTGTGATTTCTGATTGGGAGGGAATTGATGAACTCTGCCAACCATACGGATCAGATTATCGTCACTGCATCTCCACTGCCATCAATGCAGGAATTGACATG GTGATGGTCCTTTTTAGATATGAACTTTTCATGGAAGAGTTGGCCTTTCTAGTGCAATCAGGGGAAATACCAATAGCCAGAATTGATGATGCTGTTGAGCGGATTTTGAGAGTGAAGTTTGCTGCTAAACTTTTTGAGTTTCCTTTGACTGACAAATCTTTGCTAGATATAGTTGGTTGCAAG CCACATAGAAATCTAGCTCGAGAAGCTGTTCGAAAGTCCTTGGTCCTgttgaaaaatggaaagaatcCTAGTAAACCTTTTCTTCCCTTGAGCAAGCATGCTAAAAGAATTCTTGTTTCTGGAACTCATGCCAATGATATCGGATATCAATGTGGAGGGTGGACCGGTTCTAAATATGGATCTAGTGGCCAGATCGCAATTG GCACAACTATCTTAGATGCTATTAAGGAAGCAGTGGGAGGCAAAACAGAAGTCATTTATGAGCAATATCCATCAATAGAGATCATCGAACGCCACGAGTTTCCTTTCGCCATTGTTGTCGTCGGTGAGGCTCCCTACGCTGAGGGAAGAGGTGACAATTCAGAGCTCACAATCCCTTTTAATGGATCTAGAATCATAAACCTGGTTGCTGATAAAGTCCCAACACTAGTGATTTTGATATCTGGAAGACCATTGGTCATAGAGTCATGCTTGTTGGAAAAGATAGATGCTCTTGTTGCTGCTTGGTTGCCGGGTACTGAGGGACAGGGAATCACAGATGTCATCTTTGGTGATCATGAATTCAAGGGTCAACTACCAATGACATGGTTCAGAAGAGTTGAACAGCTTGATCAACTAGTTGATCATGGAGTTAAGTCCTATGATCCCTTGTTCCCTCTTGGTTATGGACTAGCATATAATAAGGAGAATTTATATGATTAA
- the LOC140172914 gene encoding uncharacterized protein isoform X6, which yields MDLGSVFSAPNNGPFEKALLSDWADMVDDYQKLALESRLGIPIIYGIDAVHGNNSVYGATIFPHNVGLGATRNNVIACAKHFVGDGGTEKGVNEGNTVLSYEDLERIHLVPYVYCIEHRVSTIMVSYSSWNGNKLHGHHFLLTEILKGKLGFKGFVISDWEGIDELCQPYGSDYRHCISTAINAGIDMVMVLFRYELFMEELAFLVQSGEIPIARIDDAVERILRVKFAAKLFEFPLTDKSLLDIVGCKPHRNLAREAVRKSLVLLKNGKNPSKPFLPLSKHAKRILVSGTHANDIGYQCGGWTGSKYGSSGQIAIGTTILDAIKEAVGGKTEVIYEQYPSIEIIERHEFPFAIVVVGEAPYAEGRGDNSELTIPFNGSRIINLVADKVPTLVILISGRPLVIESCLLEKIDALVAAWLPGTEGQGITDVIFGDHEFKGQLPMTWFRRVEQLDQLVDHGVKSYDPLFPLGYGLAYNKENLYD from the exons ATGGATTTAG GAAGTGTATTCAGTGCTCCAAACAATGGACCTTTTGAGAAGGCACTGTTATCAGATTGGGCTGATATGGTGGACGACTATCAGAAGTTGGCGCTTGAATCACGGTTGGGGATACCAATCATTTATGGGATTGATGCTGTTCATGGTAACAATAGTGTCTACGGTGCTACTATATTTCCTCACAATGTTGGTCTTGGAGCTACCAG GAACAATGTTATTGCTTGTGCCAAGCATTTTGTTGGAGATGGAGGAACAGAGAAAGGTGTAAATGAGGGGAATACTGTGTTATCGtatgaagacttggagagaatACACTTGGTCCCTTACGTGTACTGTATAGAGCATCGAGTTTCGACCATTATGGTGTCATATTCTAGCTGGAATGGAAATAAACTCCATGGTCACCATTTTCTTCTAACTGAAATTTTGAAAGGAAAACTAGGCTTCAAG GGATTTGTGATTTCTGATTGGGAGGGAATTGATGAACTCTGCCAACCATACGGATCAGATTATCGTCACTGCATCTCCACTGCCATCAATGCAGGAATTGACATG GTGATGGTCCTTTTTAGATATGAACTTTTCATGGAAGAGTTGGCCTTTCTAGTGCAATCAGGGGAAATACCAATAGCCAGAATTGATGATGCTGTTGAGCGGATTTTGAGAGTGAAGTTTGCTGCTAAACTTTTTGAGTTTCCTTTGACTGACAAATCTTTGCTAGATATAGTTGGTTGCAAG CCACATAGAAATCTAGCTCGAGAAGCTGTTCGAAAGTCCTTGGTCCTgttgaaaaatggaaagaatcCTAGTAAACCTTTTCTTCCCTTGAGCAAGCATGCTAAAAGAATTCTTGTTTCTGGAACTCATGCCAATGATATCGGATATCAATGTGGAGGGTGGACCGGTTCTAAATATGGATCTAGTGGCCAGATCGCAATTG GCACAACTATCTTAGATGCTATTAAGGAAGCAGTGGGAGGCAAAACAGAAGTCATTTATGAGCAATATCCATCAATAGAGATCATCGAACGCCACGAGTTTCCTTTCGCCATTGTTGTCGTCGGTGAGGCTCCCTACGCTGAGGGAAGAGGTGACAATTCAGAGCTCACAATCCCTTTTAATGGATCTAGAATCATAAACCTGGTTGCTGATAAAGTCCCAACACTAGTGATTTTGATATCTGGAAGACCATTGGTCATAGAGTCATGCTTGTTGGAAAAGATAGATGCTCTTGTTGCTGCTTGGTTGCCGGGTACTGAGGGACAGGGAATCACAGATGTCATCTTTGGTGATCATGAATTCAAGGGTCAACTACCAATGACATGGTTCAGAAGAGTTGAACAGCTTGATCAACTAGTTGATCATGGAGTTAAGTCCTATGATCCCTTGTTCCCTCTTGGTTATGGACTAGCATATAATAAGGAGAATTTATATGATTAA
- the LOC140172914 gene encoding uncharacterized protein isoform X3, whose product MDEYDRLYKNPNEPIEARLKDLLSRMTLKEKIAQMTQIERRVATSSALKDLNIGSVFSAPNNGPFEKALLSDWADMVDDYQKLALESRLGIPIIYGIDAVHGNNSVYGATIFPHNVGLGATRNNVIACAKHFVGDGGTEKGVNEGNTVLSYEDLERIHLVPYVYCIEHRVSTIMVSYSSWNGNKLHGHHFLLTEILKGKLGFKGFVISDWEGIDELCQPYGSDYRHCISTAINAGIDMVMVLFRYELFMEELAFLVQSGEIPIARIDDAVERILRVKFAAKLFEFPLTDKSLLDIVGCKPHRNLAREAVRKSLVLLKNGKNPSKPFLPLSKHAKRILVSGTHANDIGYQCGGWTGSKYGSSGQIAIGTTILDAIKEAVGGKTEVIYEQYPSIEIIERHEFPFAIVVVGEAPYAEGRGDNSELTIPFNGSRIINLVADKVPTLVILISGRPLVIESCLLEKIDALVAAWLPGTEGQGITDVIFGDHEFKGQLPMTWFRRVEQLDQLVDHGVKSYDPLFPLGYGLAYNKENLYD is encoded by the exons ATGGATGAATATGATAGGTTGTACAAGAATCCCAACGAACCCATTGAAGCTCGTCTCAAAGACCTTCTTTCTCGTATGACTTTGAAGGAAAAGATTGCTCAGATGACCCAAATAGAGCGCCGGGTTGCTACCTCCTCTGCGCTCAAGGACTTAAACATTG GAAGTGTATTCAGTGCTCCAAACAATGGACCTTTTGAGAAGGCACTGTTATCAGATTGGGCTGATATGGTGGACGACTATCAGAAGTTGGCGCTTGAATCACGGTTGGGGATACCAATCATTTATGGGATTGATGCTGTTCATGGTAACAATAGTGTCTACGGTGCTACTATATTTCCTCACAATGTTGGTCTTGGAGCTACCAG GAACAATGTTATTGCTTGTGCCAAGCATTTTGTTGGAGATGGAGGAACAGAGAAAGGTGTAAATGAGGGGAATACTGTGTTATCGtatgaagacttggagagaatACACTTGGTCCCTTACGTGTACTGTATAGAGCATCGAGTTTCGACCATTATGGTGTCATATTCTAGCTGGAATGGAAATAAACTCCATGGTCACCATTTTCTTCTAACTGAAATTTTGAAAGGAAAACTAGGCTTCAAG GGATTTGTGATTTCTGATTGGGAGGGAATTGATGAACTCTGCCAACCATACGGATCAGATTATCGTCACTGCATCTCCACTGCCATCAATGCAGGAATTGACATG GTGATGGTCCTTTTTAGATATGAACTTTTCATGGAAGAGTTGGCCTTTCTAGTGCAATCAGGGGAAATACCAATAGCCAGAATTGATGATGCTGTTGAGCGGATTTTGAGAGTGAAGTTTGCTGCTAAACTTTTTGAGTTTCCTTTGACTGACAAATCTTTGCTAGATATAGTTGGTTGCAAG CCACATAGAAATCTAGCTCGAGAAGCTGTTCGAAAGTCCTTGGTCCTgttgaaaaatggaaagaatcCTAGTAAACCTTTTCTTCCCTTGAGCAAGCATGCTAAAAGAATTCTTGTTTCTGGAACTCATGCCAATGATATCGGATATCAATGTGGAGGGTGGACCGGTTCTAAATATGGATCTAGTGGCCAGATCGCAATTG GCACAACTATCTTAGATGCTATTAAGGAAGCAGTGGGAGGCAAAACAGAAGTCATTTATGAGCAATATCCATCAATAGAGATCATCGAACGCCACGAGTTTCCTTTCGCCATTGTTGTCGTCGGTGAGGCTCCCTACGCTGAGGGAAGAGGTGACAATTCAGAGCTCACAATCCCTTTTAATGGATCTAGAATCATAAACCTGGTTGCTGATAAAGTCCCAACACTAGTGATTTTGATATCTGGAAGACCATTGGTCATAGAGTCATGCTTGTTGGAAAAGATAGATGCTCTTGTTGCTGCTTGGTTGCCGGGTACTGAGGGACAGGGAATCACAGATGTCATCTTTGGTGATCATGAATTCAAGGGTCAACTACCAATGACATGGTTCAGAAGAGTTGAACAGCTTGATCAACTAGTTGATCATGGAGTTAAGTCCTATGATCCCTTGTTCCCTCTTGGTTATGGACTAGCATATAATAAGGAGAATTTATATGATTAA